A window of the Bacteroides thetaiotaomicron VPI-5482 genome harbors these coding sequences:
- a CDS encoding outer membrane beta-barrel protein: MKKGLLLVVVMLATIAVKAQDIYVGGSLNVWRNSTGNTTSFKVAPEIGYNFNETWALGAELNYSHEYVKQVTANSVTVAPYIRWSYYQNDAVRLFLDGTAAIGFVKIKDGDTTKAGQIGLRPGIAVKLNDHFSFIAKYGFLGYRKNVNTSGDSFGLMLTSEDLSIGFHYNF; encoded by the coding sequence ATGAAAAAGGGTTTATTATTGGTAGTTGTAATGTTAGCAACTATCGCTGTAAAAGCACAGGACATTTACGTAGGCGGATCATTGAACGTATGGCGTAACAGCACAGGCAACACTACTTCTTTTAAAGTTGCTCCGGAAATCGGCTACAATTTTAATGAAACATGGGCATTGGGTGCTGAACTGAACTATTCACACGAATATGTGAAACAAGTGACTGCAAATTCAGTTACTGTTGCTCCGTACATCCGTTGGTCTTACTATCAGAATGATGCTGTACGTCTGTTCCTGGACGGAACTGCTGCTATTGGTTTCGTGAAAATCAAAGATGGTGATACCACTAAAGCAGGTCAGATCGGTTTGAGACCGGGTATCGCTGTTAAACTGAACGATCATTTCTCTTTTATCGCCAAGTATGGTTTCTTGGGATATCGTAAGAATGTGAACACTTCCGGAGATTCTTTCGGTCTGATGTTGACTAGCGAAGATTTGTCTATTGGTTTCCACTACAATTTCTAA
- a CDS encoding porin family protein, with amino-acid sequence MKKSALFILFALISVAGFSQITGWNAKVGMNISNYTGDADLNAKIGFKLGGGFEYAFDNTWSLQPSLFLSTKGAKKDGNSINAMYLELPVMAAARFNVADNTNIVVNAGPYLACGIAGKTKIDLGNDTERKYDTFGDDALKRFDAGLGVGVALELGKVIVGLDGQFGLVDVEKIGNPKNTNFSIVLGYKF; translated from the coding sequence ATGAAAAAGAGTGCTTTATTTATTTTATTTGCGCTGATTTCAGTTGCTGGCTTTTCACAGATTACAGGTTGGAATGCTAAGGTAGGAATGAACATTAGTAATTATACAGGTGATGCTGATTTGAATGCAAAGATTGGCTTTAAACTTGGAGGTGGTTTTGAATATGCTTTTGATAATACTTGGTCATTACAGCCATCATTGTTTTTGTCGACTAAAGGAGCAAAAAAGGATGGTAATAGCATAAATGCAATGTATTTGGAATTACCAGTTATGGCTGCTGCTCGTTTTAATGTTGCGGATAATACAAATATTGTGGTTAATGCTGGTCCTTATTTGGCATGTGGTATTGCTGGTAAAACCAAAATTGATTTGGGGAATGATACGGAACGTAAGTATGATACATTTGGTGATGATGCTTTAAAACGTTTTGATGCCGGTCTTGGTGTTGGAGTAGCTTTGGAATTAGGTAAGGTTATTGTAGGATTGGATGGTCAATTTGGTTTAGTAGATGTAGAAAAAATAGGTAATCCTAAAAATACAAACTTTTCTATTGTATTAGGATATAAATTCTGA
- a CDS encoding thiamine phosphate synthase — MKLIVVTTPTFFVEEDKIITALFEEGLDILHLRKPETPAMYSERLLTLIPEKYHRRIVTHEHFYLKEEFNLMGIHLNARNPSEPHDYAGHVSCSCHSVEEVKNRKHFYDYVFMSPIYDSISKVNYYSTYTAEELREAQKAKIIDSKVMALGGINEDNLLEIKDFGFGGAVVLGDLWNKFDACLDQNYLAVIEHFKKLKKLAD; from the coding sequence ATGAAACTAATTGTAGTTACCACGCCCACGTTCTTCGTTGAAGAAGATAAGATTATTACCGCTCTTTTCGAGGAGGGACTGGATATTCTACATCTCAGAAAACCTGAGACACCGGCCATGTATTCCGAACGATTACTGACGCTGATTCCGGAAAAATATCATCGCCGCATTGTGACACACGAACATTTTTATCTGAAAGAAGAGTTCAATCTGATGGGTATCCACCTGAATGCACGCAACCCGAGCGAGCCGCATGATTATGCCGGACACGTCAGTTGTTCCTGCCATTCCGTAGAAGAGGTGAAGAACAGAAAGCATTTCTATGATTACGTTTTCATGAGTCCCATTTACGATAGTATTTCGAAGGTTAATTACTATTCTACTTATACGGCAGAAGAACTTCGTGAGGCACAGAAAGCTAAGATCATTGACTCAAAAGTAATGGCACTTGGAGGTATTAATGAAGATAATCTACTAGAAATAAAAGATTTCGGATTTGGAGGGGCTGTTGTACTGGGGGATCTCTGGAATAAATTTGATGCCTGTCTGGATCAGAATTATCTGGCTGTGATCGAGCATTTCAAAAAGTTAAAGAAATTGGCGGACTAA
- a CDS encoding HesA/MoeB/ThiF family protein, which yields MRYDRQMLLPEIGEDGQQKLKQAKVLIVGVGGLGSPIALYLTGAGVGCIGLVDDDVVSISNLQRQVLYSEKELGKPKAICAAERLSALNSEITIRTYPTRLTEENAQEIISQYDIVVDGCDNFSTRYLINDICAEMGKVYVYGAICGFEGQVSVFHYGEEKKSYRDLYPDEEEMRRMPPPPKGVMGITPAVTGSIEATEVLKIICGFGEVLSGKLWTIDLRTLQSNKFSL from the coding sequence ATGCGGTACGACAGGCAAATGCTCCTTCCCGAAATCGGAGAAGACGGTCAGCAGAAACTGAAGCAAGCAAAGGTTCTTATTGTAGGCGTGGGAGGGCTAGGCTCTCCCATAGCCCTCTATCTGACCGGAGCAGGAGTAGGCTGCATTGGATTGGTAGACGACGATGTAGTCAGTATCAGTAATCTGCAACGGCAAGTGCTCTATTCGGAGAAAGAATTAGGTAAACCCAAGGCAATATGTGCCGCCGAACGACTTTCCGCACTTAACAGCGAGATAACTATCCGGACTTATCCAACCCGTTTGACAGAGGAAAACGCACAGGAAATTATCAGTCAGTATGATATAGTAGTAGATGGCTGCGACAATTTCTCTACCCGTTATCTTATCAATGACATCTGTGCGGAAATGGGGAAAGTGTATGTCTATGGAGCAATCTGCGGCTTTGAAGGTCAGGTATCCGTTTTCCATTACGGAGAAGAGAAAAAAAGTTATCGGGACTTATATCCGGATGAAGAAGAAATGAGACGAATGCCCCCGCCTCCCAAAGGTGTAATGGGCATTACTCCTGCGGTAACAGGAAGCATCGAAGCAACGGAAGTGCTGAAAATTATCTGTGGTTTTGGCGAAGTATTATCGGGTAAACTATGGACTATTGACTTGCGTACATTGCAATCTAACAAATTTTCACTATAA
- the thiH gene encoding 2-iminoacetate synthase ThiH — protein sequence MFSDELEKISWEETTKAIYSKTDADVRRALGKKEHLDVNDFMALISPAATPYLEVMARLSQKYTMERFGKTISMFVPLYITNSCTNSCVYCGFHISNPMKRTILTEEEIVNEYKAIKRLAPFENLLLVTGENPAAAGVPYIARALDLAKPYFSNLQIEVMPLKAEEYKELTHHGLNGVICFQETYHKANYKKYHPRGMKSKFEWRVNGFDRMGQAGVHKIGMGVLIGLEEWRTDVTMMAYHLRYLQKHYWKTKYSVNFPRMRPSENDGFQPNVIMNDRELAQLTFAMRIFDHDVDISYSTRESAKIRNHMATLGVTTMSAESKTEPGGYYSYPQTLEQFHVSDERKAVEVERDLRKLGREPVWKDWDQSFDFKR from the coding sequence ATGTTCTCAGACGAATTAGAAAAAATATCCTGGGAAGAGACGACAAAAGCCATCTATTCCAAAACAGATGCCGATGTGCGCCGTGCATTAGGCAAAAAAGAGCATCTGGATGTCAACGATTTTATGGCATTGATCTCACCTGCCGCCACTCCCTATCTGGAAGTGATGGCCCGCCTCAGCCAGAAATATACGATGGAGCGGTTCGGCAAAACAATCTCTATGTTTGTGCCGCTCTATATCACCAATTCATGCACCAACTCCTGCGTCTATTGCGGTTTCCATATCAGTAATCCGATGAAAAGAACGATTCTGACGGAGGAGGAAATCGTCAACGAATACAAAGCAATCAAACGGCTGGCTCCTTTTGAGAATCTTTTACTCGTGACGGGTGAAAATCCGGCAGCAGCAGGTGTACCTTACATTGCCCGTGCTCTCGACCTGGCAAAACCTTATTTCAGCAACCTTCAGATTGAAGTGATGCCCCTCAAAGCGGAAGAATACAAAGAACTCACCCATCACGGGCTGAACGGAGTCATCTGCTTTCAGGAAACTTACCATAAGGCGAACTATAAAAAGTATCACCCGCGAGGCATGAAGTCCAAATTCGAATGGCGTGTCAATGGTTTCGACCGTATGGGACAGGCCGGTGTCCATAAGATCGGCATGGGTGTCCTGATCGGTCTGGAGGAATGGCGGACGGATGTGACAATGATGGCTTACCACCTCCGCTACCTACAGAAGCACTACTGGAAGACCAAATACAGCGTCAATTTCCCCCGTATGCGTCCATCCGAAAACGATGGCTTCCAACCCAACGTTATCATGAACGACCGGGAACTTGCACAGCTTACTTTCGCCATGCGAATCTTCGACCACGATGTAGACATCTCCTATTCTACCCGTGAAAGCGCCAAGATACGAAATCACATGGCAACACTGGGCGTGACAACCATGAGTGCCGAAAGCAAAACAGAACCGGGCGGATATTACAGCTACCCGCAAACGCTGGAGCAGTTCCACGTGAGTGACGAACGGAAAGCGGTAGAAGTGGAACGCGACCTGAGGAAATTAGGACGTGAACCGGTCTGGAAGGATTGGGACCAGTCTTTTGACTTTAAAAGATAA
- the thiC gene encoding phosphomethylpyrimidine synthase ThiC, with translation MEQKIKFPRSQKVYLPGKLYPNIRVAMRKVEQVPSVSFEGEEKIATPNPEVYVYDTSGPFSDPSMSIDLKKGLPRLREEWIVGRGDVEQLPEITSEYGQMRRDDKSLDHLRFEHIALPYRAKKGEAITQMAYAKRGIITPEMEYVAIRENMNCEELGIETHITPEFVRKEIAEGHAVLPANINHPEAEPMIIGRNFLVKINTNIGNSATTSSIDEEVEKALWSCKWGGDTLMDLSTGENIHETREWIIRNCPVPVGTVPIYQALEKVNGVVEDLNWEIYRDTLIEQCEQGVDYFTIHAGIRRHNVHLADKRLCGIVSRGGSIMSKWCLVHDQESFLYEHFDDICDILAQYDVAVSLGDGLRPGSIHDANDEAQFAELDTMGELVLRAWEKNVQAFIEGPGHVPMHKIKENMERQIEKCHDAPFYTLGPLVTDIAPGYDHITSAIGAAQIGWLGTAMLCYVTPKEHLALPDKEDVRVGVITYKIAAHAADLAKGHPGAQVRDNALSKARYEFRWKDQFDLSLDPERAQGYFRAGHHIDGEYCTMCGPNFCAMRLSRDLKKNAKSDK, from the coding sequence ATGGAACAAAAAATAAAATTCCCCCGTTCTCAGAAAGTGTATCTGCCGGGTAAACTCTATCCGAACATCCGTGTAGCCATGCGGAAAGTTGAACAAGTGCCCAGTGTCAGCTTCGAAGGAGAAGAAAAGATAGCTACTCCGAATCCGGAAGTATATGTATATGACACCAGCGGTCCGTTCAGTGACCCGTCAATGAGCATTGATCTTAAGAAAGGACTTCCCCGCTTACGTGAAGAATGGATTGTGGGACGCGGTGACGTAGAGCAACTCCCCGAAATCACTTCGGAATACGGACAAATGAGACGTGATGACAAAAGTCTGGATCATCTCCGCTTTGAACACATTGCCCTTCCCTATCGTGCCAAAAAGGGAGAAGCCATCACTCAGATGGCATACGCCAAACGAGGAATCATCACTCCGGAAATGGAATATGTGGCGATCCGCGAAAATATGAACTGTGAGGAACTGGGAATCGAGACTCACATTACTCCCGAATTTGTCCGTAAAGAAATAGCAGAAGGACATGCAGTGCTGCCTGCCAACATCAATCATCCGGAAGCCGAACCGATGATTATCGGCCGTAACTTCCTAGTGAAAATCAATACGAATATCGGAAACTCTGCCACCACTTCCAGCATTGACGAGGAAGTGGAAAAAGCTTTATGGAGCTGCAAATGGGGAGGTGATACGCTGATGGACCTTTCAACAGGAGAAAATATTCATGAGACACGTGAATGGATCATCCGCAACTGCCCTGTACCGGTAGGCACTGTGCCTATCTATCAGGCACTTGAGAAAGTGAATGGCGTAGTGGAAGACCTTAACTGGGAAATCTATCGGGACACACTGATCGAACAATGCGAACAGGGAGTAGATTATTTTACGATTCATGCAGGTATCCGCCGTCATAATGTTCATCTTGCCGATAAACGTCTGTGCGGCATTGTCAGCCGTGGAGGAAGCATCATGAGTAAATGGTGTCTGGTGCACGATCAGGAAAGTTTCCTGTATGAACACTTTGACGATATCTGTGATATTCTGGCTCAATACGACGTTGCCGTATCATTGGGAGACGGACTGCGTCCGGGCTCTATCCATGATGCCAACGACGAAGCACAGTTTGCAGAACTGGACACGATGGGAGAACTGGTACTTCGTGCATGGGAAAAGAACGTGCAGGCATTTATCGAAGGTCCGGGACACGTACCGATGCATAAAATCAAGGAGAACATGGAACGTCAGATCGAGAAATGCCATGATGCGCCATTTTATACACTCGGCCCTTTAGTGACGGATATCGCTCCTGGCTACGATCACATTACCTCTGCCATCGGAGCTGCTCAAATCGGCTGGTTAGGTACAGCTATGCTTTGTTATGTCACTCCGAAAGAGCATCTTGCCCTGCCGGATAAAGAAGACGTACGTGTAGGGGTTATCACTTATAAGATTGCCGCTCATGCTGCCGACCTTGCCAAAGGGCATCCGGGAGCACAGGTACGCGACAATGCCTTGAGCAAAGCCCGTTACGAGTTCCGCTGGAAAGATCAGTTCGACTTGTCTCTCGATCCGGAACGGGCACAGGGATATTTCCGCGCGGGACATCACATTGACGGAGAATACTGCACGATGTGCGGACCAAATTTCTGCGCCATGAGATTATCCCGTGATCTGAAGAAAAATGCCAAGAGTGATAAATAA
- a CDS encoding thiazole synthase, whose protein sequence is MEKLVIAGREFDSRLFLGTGKFNSNEVMEQAILASGTEMVTVAMKRIDMDDKEDDMLKHIIHPNIQLLPNTSGVRDAEEAVFAAQMAREAFGTNWLKLEIHPDPRYLLPDSIETLKATEQLVKLGFIVLPYCQADPVLCKRLEEAGAATVMPLGAPIGTNKGLQTKEFLQIIIEQAGIPVVVDAGIGAPSHAAEAMELGASAVLVNTAIAVAGNPVEMALAFKAATEAGRRAYEAGLGLQADNFIAEASSPLTAFLE, encoded by the coding sequence GTGGAAAAGTTAGTAATTGCAGGCCGTGAGTTCGACTCCCGCCTTTTTCTGGGTACAGGAAAATTCAATTCCAATGAAGTAATGGAACAAGCCATTCTGGCATCGGGCACTGAAATGGTAACCGTAGCCATGAAGCGCATCGACATGGATGACAAAGAAGACGACATGCTGAAACATATTATTCATCCGAATATCCAGTTGCTACCCAACACATCGGGAGTACGCGATGCGGAAGAAGCTGTTTTCGCCGCACAGATGGCACGTGAAGCTTTTGGTACCAACTGGCTGAAACTGGAAATCCATCCGGATCCGCGCTATCTGCTCCCCGACTCTATCGAAACCCTAAAGGCTACAGAACAGCTTGTTAAACTGGGCTTTATCGTATTACCCTATTGCCAGGCCGACCCTGTGCTCTGCAAACGACTGGAAGAAGCCGGTGCCGCTACCGTAATGCCGCTGGGTGCTCCCATCGGAACTAACAAAGGACTGCAAACCAAAGAATTCCTGCAGATTATTATCGAACAGGCCGGTATCCCCGTTGTCGTAGATGCCGGAATCGGTGCACCGAGCCACGCTGCCGAAGCAATGGAACTGGGTGCTTCTGCCGTACTGGTAAATACCGCTATCGCCGTAGCAGGCAATCCGGTAGAAATGGCGTTGGCCTTCAAAGCCGCCACCGAAGCCGGAAGACGGGCATACGAAGCAGGACTGGGTCTGCAGGCTGATAACTTTATAGCAGAAGCAAGTTCACCTTTAACTGCATTTTTGGAATAA
- a CDS encoding thiamine phosphate synthase produces MVSLQFITHQTDRYTYFESALMALEGGCKWIQLRMKEAPCEEVEAVALQLKPLCKEKEAILLLDDHVELAKKLEVDGVHLGKKDMPIDQARQLLGEAFIIGGTANTFEDVVQHYRAGADYLGIGPFRFTTTKKNLSPVLGLEGYTAILSQMKEANIELPVVAIGGITREDIPAILETGVNGIALSGTILRAEDPAAETRKILNMKRIIK; encoded by the coding sequence ATGGTCAGTCTACAATTTATCACCCACCAGACCGATCGGTATACTTATTTCGAATCGGCACTCATGGCACTTGAAGGAGGATGTAAGTGGATTCAGCTACGCATGAAGGAAGCTCCGTGTGAAGAGGTGGAAGCTGTTGCCCTCCAACTAAAGCCGCTCTGCAAAGAAAAAGAAGCGATCTTACTTCTGGATGACCACGTCGAACTTGCCAAAAAGCTGGAAGTGGACGGAGTGCATCTGGGCAAAAAAGACATGCCGATAGATCAGGCACGACAATTACTTGGAGAAGCATTTATTATCGGAGGTACGGCAAATACATTCGAAGATGTCGTACAGCACTACCGTGCCGGAGCGGATTACCTCGGCATCGGTCCTTTCCGGTTTACCACTACAAAGAAAAACCTGAGTCCTGTACTGGGACTGGAAGGTTATACCGCTATTTTATCTCAGATGAAGGAAGCGAATATCGAACTTCCGGTAGTAGCCATCGGAGGAATCACCCGTGAGGATATACCCGCCATACTCGAAACCGGAGTGAACGGAATCGCGCTTTCAGGAACGATTCTTCGGGCGGAGGATCCGGCAGCGGAAACACGAAAGATTTTGAACATGAAACGTATAATCAAATAA
- the thiS gene encoding sulfur carrier protein ThiS — protein sequence MKVQVNNKEVEMTPASTLTQLAAQLELPVQGIAIAVNNKMIPRSEWEKFALQENDNLVVIKAACGG from the coding sequence ATGAAAGTACAAGTTAACAACAAAGAGGTGGAAATGACTCCTGCTTCTACCCTTACACAACTGGCTGCCCAACTGGAACTTCCGGTACAAGGCATCGCTATTGCCGTAAACAACAAAATGATTCCACGTTCCGAATGGGAGAAATTCGCGTTACAGGAGAATGATAACCTCGTGGTCATCAAAGCGGCTTGTGGAGGGTAA
- a CDS encoding sensor histidine kinase, whose product MTLQLKNKKWRIVYVISFLLFSFTGNAAIPEEPEEEILFVTSYNSDTKYTYDNINTFVETYRQLGGKYSTIVENMNVTDLNQSRKWKKRLTNILDKHPNAKLVILLGGEAWSSFLHLEDEKYRQLPVFCAMASRNGIRIPEDSIDIRTYEPQSIDLTERMNKYNIIYCNTYEYDIDKDIEMMRSFYPDMEHLVFISDNTYNGLAEQAWVKKNMKRYPEISTTYIDGRIHTLDAAAKQLRDVPKNSVALLGIWRIDNRGITYMNNSVYAFSKANPELPVFSLTATAIGYWAIGGYIPQYDGIGRSMGEQAYQFLDKGKNNVGHIHLLPNRYKFDANKLHEWGFQDKKLPFNSLIINQQVPFFQAYRTEVQFILFTFLVLIGGLFISLYYYYRTKILKNHLEKTTAQLREDKKKLELSEIALRHAKERAEEANQLKSAFVSNMSHEIRTPLNAIVGFSSLLIDTVETTDEQKEYADIIQTNSELLLQLISDVLDVSRLESGKLLFKYEWCELVNHCQNMITLTRKNRTRDIDVRLQMPKEPYMLYTDPLRLQQVIINLLNNALKFTPDGGSITLDYEIDEEDQCMLFSVTDTGAGIPEDKQELVFQRFEKLNEFVQGTGLGLAICKLTIQRMGGDIWIDKNYKNGARFVFSHPIKKRESEEK is encoded by the coding sequence ATGACACTTCAGCTAAAAAATAAAAAATGGCGCATTGTCTACGTTATTTCCTTTCTTTTATTCTCCTTTACAGGCAATGCGGCTATTCCGGAAGAACCGGAAGAGGAGATTCTTTTCGTGACGTCCTATAATTCCGATACTAAATATACCTACGATAATATCAACACGTTCGTAGAAACGTACCGCCAACTGGGTGGCAAGTATTCCACCATCGTAGAAAACATGAATGTTACCGACCTCAATCAATCCAGAAAATGGAAAAAAAGACTTACCAACATTCTGGACAAACATCCGAACGCCAAGCTGGTTATCCTGCTGGGTGGCGAAGCGTGGAGCAGTTTCCTGCACCTCGAAGACGAGAAGTACAGACAACTGCCCGTATTTTGCGCTATGGCATCGCGCAACGGCATCCGTATTCCGGAAGACTCTATTGATATACGGACTTATGAACCTCAGAGTATCGACTTAACGGAAAGAATGAACAAATACAATATAATATACTGTAACACATATGAATATGATATCGATAAGGACATAGAAATGATGCGAAGCTTTTATCCGGATATGGAGCATTTAGTGTTCATCTCGGACAACACCTACAACGGACTTGCCGAACAAGCGTGGGTAAAAAAGAATATGAAACGCTATCCGGAAATATCGACGACCTATATTGACGGCCGTATCCACACCCTTGATGCTGCCGCCAAACAACTACGCGATGTCCCCAAAAATTCGGTTGCACTACTGGGTATCTGGAGAATTGACAATCGGGGCATAACGTATATGAACAACTCTGTATATGCTTTCTCCAAAGCGAATCCAGAGTTGCCTGTTTTCAGCCTGACTGCTACCGCCATCGGTTATTGGGCAATCGGAGGATATATCCCCCAATACGACGGAATAGGGAGAAGCATGGGAGAACAGGCTTATCAATTTCTGGACAAGGGGAAAAACAATGTCGGCCACATTCATTTGTTGCCCAACAGATACAAATTTGATGCCAACAAACTGCATGAATGGGGATTTCAGGACAAGAAACTACCTTTCAATTCACTTATCATCAACCAACAGGTGCCTTTCTTTCAGGCATATCGGACGGAAGTGCAATTCATCCTGTTTACCTTCCTTGTACTGATAGGCGGACTGTTTATCTCACTGTATTATTATTACCGGACAAAAATCTTAAAGAATCACCTTGAGAAGACTACAGCCCAACTAAGGGAAGATAAAAAGAAACTGGAATTATCGGAAATTGCACTACGTCATGCCAAAGAGCGTGCCGAAGAAGCCAATCAACTGAAAAGTGCCTTCGTATCAAATATGAGCCACGAAATACGGACACCGCTGAACGCCATTGTCGGCTTTTCCAGCCTGCTGATCGATACCGTGGAAACAACGGACGAGCAGAAGGAATATGCGGATATCATCCAGACTAATTCCGAATTGTTATTGCAACTGATCAGTGATGTACTGGATGTATCACGTCTGGAATCAGGCAAACTGCTGTTCAAGTATGAATGGTGCGAACTGGTAAATCATTGCCAGAACATGATCACACTGACCAGAAAGAACCGGACAAGAGATATAGATGTCAGGCTTCAGATGCCGAAAGAGCCTTATATGCTCTATACCGATCCGCTACGTTTGCAGCAGGTGATCATCAACTTACTGAACAATGCCCTGAAGTTTACTCCCGACGGCGGAAGTATCACGCTGGATTATGAAATAGACGAAGAAGACCAGTGTATGCTGTTCTCTGTGACCGATACAGGCGCGGGCATCCCCGAAGACAAGCAGGAACTGGTATTCCAGCGTTTTGAGAAGCTCAACGAATTTGTGCAGGGAACAGGCTTGGGACTGGCGATTTGCAAACTGACCATACAACGCATGGGAGGCGATATCTGGATTGACAAGAATTATAAGAACGGAGCACGGTTTGTCTTTTCTCATCCCATCAAAAAGCGGGAATCGGAAGAAAAATGA
- a CDS encoding superoxide dismutase — MNTILMSLIIMTMTYEMPKLPYANNALEPVISQQTIDFHYGKHLQTYVNNLNSLVPGTEYEGKTVEEIVATAPDGAIFNNAGQVLNHNLYFLQFAPKPSKKEPAGKLGEAIKRDFGSFENFKKEFNAAAVGLFGSGWAWLSVDKNGKLHITKEGNGSNPVRAGLKPLLGFDVWEHSYYLDYQNRRADHVNALWNIIDWDVVEKRM, encoded by the coding sequence ATGAATACTATATTAATGTCTTTAATAATTATGACCATGACTTACGAAATGCCTAAACTTCCTTACGCAAACAATGCGCTGGAACCTGTAATCAGTCAGCAAACGATAGATTTCCATTACGGAAAACATCTGCAAACATATGTAAATAATCTGAATAGCCTTGTGCCCGGAACAGAATATGAAGGCAAAACGGTAGAAGAAATCGTTGCCACCGCTCCCGATGGAGCTATCTTCAACAACGCCGGCCAAGTGCTGAATCACAATTTATATTTCCTCCAATTCGCTCCGAAACCTTCGAAAAAGGAACCGGCAGGCAAACTGGGAGAAGCCATCAAACGTGATTTCGGCAGCTTTGAAAACTTCAAGAAAGAATTCAATGCAGCAGCAGTCGGATTGTTCGGTTCAGGATGGGCCTGGCTGTCAGTAGACAAGAACGGTAAACTGCATATCACCAAAGAAGGAAACGGCAGTAACCCTGTACGCGCCGGACTGAAACCACTTCTGGGTTTTGATGTGTGGGAACACTCCTACTACCTGGACTACCAGAACCGCCGCGCCGACCACGTAAACGCCCTGTGGAACATCATCGACTGGGATGTGGTAGAAAAACGAATGTAA